In Cheilinus undulatus linkage group 16, ASM1832078v1, whole genome shotgun sequence, one DNA window encodes the following:
- the LOC121523686 gene encoding zinc finger and BTB domain-containing protein 12-like yields MEMLCFRLPSHGDTTLKHMNTLRSRQHFCDVTIVASNNQTFRGHKVVLAACSPFLRDQFLLNPSSKLQVSLLYSSTVVCDLLLSCYTGILQFNPEEIVNYLTAASYLQMEHIVERCRGALKKYVQLKNPNSPKTTTDESLSRPVIVSGSLHSFPSESPPLNQCSPVEPHSPVVCSVEEKSHIVSAQGGSQNNDDSPMLEEACIKVNGSDEEEEARQEDYNVFKVYVSEEEQLNREGDEERGAPSDGAQEGCYPETDGVVIGGESGEFDLNPTEDEVGFGEISVEGLRTFRRRLSDPTIGRGRGKGRGRGFKRKRWMTSLEKRAPSVSQQQELWYLAGMGGSLGLDFSQDGLKRGGYVAVELPQLDFGMSDNQGEKLSPMGANSLSHYALEESGAGEGSSGMTAVGANEGGDESVAVVGSTSSVAGPVICEHCGMTFPSPHSLALHTRSTHLLYACPCCGKHFHHAANLTRHMAVHRGGGKSHQCPLCYKTFTQKSTLIDHMNLHSGERPHHCAYCHARFAHKPALRRHLKEQHGKTTGQNSLHEQEERERARGAAGAIREEEQECLVTEQVS; encoded by the exons AGCACTTCTGTGACGTCACCATCGTGGCCAGCAACAACCAGACATTCAGAGGTCATAAGGTGGTGCTGGCTGCCTGCTCGCCCTTCTTAAGGGACCAGTTTCTCCTCAACCCGTCCTCCAAGCTTCAG gtGTCACTGCTCTACAGCTCAACAGTGGTGTGTGATCTGCTTCTGTCTTGCTACACTGGCATCCTGCAGTTTAACCCGGAGGAGATTGTCAACTACCTTACCGCTGCTAGCTACCTGCAGATGGAGCACATTGTGGAGCGCTGCCGTGGAGCTCTGAAGAAATATGTACAGCTTAAAAACCCAAACTCACCAAAG ACAACTACAGATGAAAGCCTGTCCCGACCAGTGATTGTAAGCGGGAGCCTTCATTCCTTTCCGTCTGAGTCTCCTCCCTTGAACCAATGCTCTCCTGTGGAACCACACAGTCCTGTAGTCTGCTCAGTGGAGGAGAAAAGTCATATTGTGTCTGCTCAGGGTGGCAGTCAGAACAATGATGACAGCCCCATGCTGGAGGAGGCTTGTATTAAG GTGAATGGAtcagatgaggaggaggaggccagACAGGAGGACTACAATGTGTTCAAAGTGTACGTCTCTGAAGAAGAGCAGCTGAACAGAGAGGGAGACGAGGAGAGAGGAGCTCCCTCTGATGGAGCTCAGGAGGGGTGTTACCCAGAGACAGACGGTGTTGTGATTGGCGGAGAGAGCGGAGAATTTGACTTAAATCCAACAGAAGATGAAGTTGGTTTTGGGGAAATTTCCGTGGAGGGGCTACGTACTTTTAGGCGCCGGCTCTCTGACCCTACAATTGGCCGTGGCAGAGGTAAAGGCAGGGGGCGGGGTTTTAAGAGGAAAAGGTGGATGACATCACTGGAGAAAAGAGCTCCTAGCGTGAGCCAGCAGCAGGAGCTGTGGTATCTTGCAGGGATGGGAGGAAGTTTAGGGCTTGACTTCAGCCAGGATGGGCTTAAAAGAGGAGGCTATGTTGCTGTTGAACTCCCACAGTTAGACTTTGGCATGAGTGACAATCAGGGAGAGAAGCTGTCACCAATGGGTGCCAACAGTTTGAGTCATTATGCCCTGGAAGAGTCCGGTGCAGGAGAGGGGAGCTCAGGAATGACAGCTGTAGGAGCGAACGAAGGAGGAGACGAGTCTGTGGCTGTGGTGGGATCCACTTCAAGCGTCGCTGGGCCTGTGATCTGTGAGCATTGTGGCATGACGTTCCCCTCTCCTCACTCCCTTGCCCTCCACACCCGCTCCACCCACCTGCTATATGCCTGCCCTTGCTGTGGAAAACACTTCCACCATGCTGCCAACCTCACCCGACACATGGCTGTGCACAGAGGTGGCGGCAAATCCCACCAGTGCCCCCTCTGCTACAAGACATTCACACAGAAATCCACACTGATAGACCACATGAACCTCCACAGCGGCGAGCGGCCACACCACTGCGCCTACTGCCATGCCCGCTTCGCCCACAAGCCAGCTTTACGGCGTCACCTGAAGGAGCAGCATGGCAAAACCACCGGGCAGAACTCACTGCATgagcaggaagagagggagagagcgagaGGAGCCGCTGGAGCAATACGAGAGGAAGAGCAAGAATGTTTGGTGACGGAGCAAGTGTCTTAG